The genomic segment CCAAAGGGaccatacaaaaaaaaattaaaaaattctcCGACAACATTTGATTCACCACTCCTTCAGTGGAGGATGGACCACTCAACTACCACAATATTACATATCACTAATTAGTGATACACCAACTAAAATATGATGTCAGCCACAACTGACAAAGCAATTCACAAGTTTGAAGTATATATTTCAAATCAACCAAGACTTTTTTATATACCAGGACATGAGGAAGATGAAAGCATCATTCAacctcttcatttttttttcaaaataatttgtgTTGTAATTCTAGCTATGATAAGTAGCTCAAAAAATTCCTCATTTTCCTCCTCTACAAGAGGTTTATATGTAATAATATgttgtatgtttgaataaaagagtCAATGCTTATTGtcctctcatgtattatttttaaaattaaacttCTTTAATATACACCCTGAGTTTGGAAACGATAAAGGGTTGTGCTAAGTTCTGTTGAAGGAATCTATGTTATGAACTATCTGTTACAACTGCGTGGTTAAGCTGTGAGAAACATTCTGTAAAACTTGATGGATACAACTCGATGACATcctcttcatatatatatatatataatgtatataattttgtatatatAGGTCGAAAACTTTGTGAAACTGTATGTCTTTAGGTTATATGTCTTTAAATAACATGCGTGATAGATATAACAATACTACGTACCAAAAGCTCAATgttattttagaaaattttacatTATTTGGGGGGAGTTCAAACAAACTTGTAAGAGAATAAGGATAACGTAAGTTTTAAGTTTAGAGAGTTGTTGATAATTTGTTCTTGATTTAATTGTGATTTGCTGAGAAGGCGACAGTTTTTCTCATGAGATATATAATAAAGCTAGCGAGCTGCTCATTACTTATCGAACAAAATAACTAAAACTCAAGTTGGGGgtcaaaaaaaatttcgaaCATGTTCAAATTTgacttttattaaataaattcgaatatacatcaaatatttttaaaagccaCTTCATTCGGTCGTTCCTTCTTAATCTACGTCTAATCATCTCTCACTCTATGGTTTAAAGTTTTTCGAGCCGACTCCATCGCCCGCTTGAACTACGTCTATTTATCTCTTCGTCTTGTCACTCTCTGGTTTCGACTATTTCAAATCCCTCCACTCCAATCTAGTGGTCTTGTTATTATTTCTTTAATATTGGAAGTTGAATTTCACTGGATCGAGCCAAACAATGCAATCACTTTACTACACCCACGTCAAATTGATGGCTTTCGATTTCCTTGCTCTTACGCCGTGCCCGACGGTCCCGATCTCTTTTTCCCGAAAAGGTATGCCTGTTTTACATGTTGAGTCTCTCGGAATCGTGGTGACCCGGGAACAAAAACCAGGGAAGTTCCTAAAATTCACCATTGATGATGGCACTGGTTGCATCCCTTGTGTCCTCTGGCTCAATCAACTCGTCTCTCCTTACTTCTCAAGGCGCGATCCGTTAGGTGTTCGATTCAATGCCGATGTGGCAACCAAACTTGCCTCACAGATTCAGCTGGGTGCTGTCGCAAGGGTCCGCGGGAAGGTGAAGGGCTACAGAGGGACGCTTCAAATAACGGTTTCTGATGTTGTTTTGGAAGCAGACCCGAATGCACAAGTACTGCACTGGTTGGATTGTGTAAGGTTGGCTAGGAATTACGACAAGTTTGCAAAGAACAGAGCTAGTGGAGGTGAGAAGGGTGCAATTTGATAGATTTTCTCGTTTTATGAATCCCTCCTCTTCCCAATATGTATTCTTGATTTATTTTTGGGAAGAACAAATTCAGGGTCGATCTGTTGTTCGCTGATGATTATTACAATCAGATTTGTGTATGATCATATGGTGGACGATATATGTGATTGTTTTGGGTCCACCATTTCCTACTTAATTTCTGCAGTTATTTGTGCGTTGGTGAAGTCATTGATTTTTGTTTATTGATGGCTAATTGGAGCCTCTAATCTCACTAGCACTATTATTCCCAATATACTTTTTATTGATTAAAATTTTCCaatattcataaataaaaactcataaaatatatttaaataatgataataataacttaaagaacatgtattttgtgagatgatcttACAAATTTATTTCCGTGAGATAGGTAGACTTGTTCTATACTTAAagtgaaaagtaatatttttagcataaaagtgatatattttcataaataggGCTGGGTCCAAGATATCTCTCACAAATTTGACATGTGATATTGTCTCACATCAGTTTTTGTATAATTTAAAACGCTGAATAAAATACAACAAAATGGTCAATATGAtgtacaattatttttattttattttattacataaaCTTCAAGCTTGGCGTTTGGCTATTTTAGCCAAAATCAAGTGTCAAACCTTTAAGATCACTACCCAATTGCTCTGCCCATAAAAAGGACCCATTTCCATCGGTTTTAACACACAATTTCGATAACAAATTTGGTTAGGATAGGAAATATGGTGATGTAAGGAATATGGtagaaaaataaggaaaattgAGGGAAAATTCTGGAAAAAAAATCACATTATACTCCTCACCTACCCATAATTATCAAGATCGGGAGGTGTATCAAGACCACCaaccaaatttttgaaaatgatcaAAACCATAAATAACATTTCTCGAAATTTTCTATAAAACTCCATTCCAGGTAGCTTTAGTCCATCTATTATTTATCCTCTTTCATGAAGAATCTTTTCGATCATAACATAgaaaatgttcaaaatattttctaatttacATATATGTTGGCTAATCATCCCTAAAGTCGTCGGAAACACTATTGTGGAAAACCAAAGTCAAACCATCATTTTAATTATTACCAGTTTTCTTCAATTATGGTTATTTCGGCACTTGAcctataattataataaattttcataaattaatgatttatctatatatattgCATCATATTAcgacattttatattttattgttcTGAAAACCGTGATTTCGACCCGCAAAATGAGTCCAATGAACAATGATTGAACTCGAGTATATAGTTCATCTGAACAACGCTTCGGTTTAGAAACGTGAGTTCACGTCATCTTATAAATGATCCATTGTATAGATCCTATTTGATTACTTGGGAAAAATTGCTACACTAAATGTTGGTGGGAGCCACCTCTTTAGCTCACGATTTTCACTTCAAAATTCTAAATAGTTACCACATTATATTCGACACGATGTTATGTGACGGTACGTTACCATGAATACATgtcattattttgaaatataaccCTCATATATTGTTGTTTCTTATTATATGAAATTGCTCAATTTATTCTCTCACTCCCAAAAGACTTAACccctatttatttaaaatttcagaTACATGATTTCAAGTAGAGCTGTCAAAACAGGTTGGCGGGATGGACCAACCCGCAACCCACTAGTTGGTGGGGCGGGGCTAATAAAACTTCACTCAACTCGTCTCGCCATTTTGGTAGGTTAAGAAATTGTCAGCTCAACTTGTCTATTTGGCGGAATAGACTAACCCATTTTGATAACTCTAATTTCAGGATTGTGAATAGGAAGAAAGTAATGAAAATTGTAATATTGACCTAACAAGTACGTGTAGGGCTGTGTCTATAATTTttagagtaggtttcttgtgagatggttttacgaatctttatatgtgagacgggtcaacctaccgatattcacaataaaaagtaatattcttagcataaaaagaaatactttttcatagatgacccaaataatagatccgtctcacaaaatacgtccgtgagatcatctcacacaagtttttacctaatttttAAGCATGAGTCAAGTTTAAAATATGAGGCCTCTCCTTATAAGGATGAAGTATAGTTAATCTTTTCTACAACgggatattttttaaaacaaaaattgtAATATGTAAATTAGCTTTTAATTAATGCTTTTCTCTGGCTTTGAATCAATGCATTTTTCTCTTTGTTTATttctctttcgagagtcatataaacgtttaaaaatcattttttaccgataattttaacaaaatatttaaaatatactgATTTTAAAAACATCGAGAACATataaaatttaacattttatttgatcattagAAGGAAAACATGaatatttagaaaaataaaaacaaattaaccgaatattattattttaaaatttattttaagaacaAGGAGTAGTATTACCAAAATCAAAAATTATTTGCAAAGAAACTATATTTAGTTTTTACATTATCTAAAAATATTGACATAAATTGTTAGTTTTGTGATTCAATGGTGTTTTGGTATTACTTCGATTTCTCAGTTCTTGTATTGTAAGTGCTCAATAAGATAACGTGGTTCAGCCGTTTCACAGCCTACGTCCACGGAGAAAAATAGCTTTATATTCAATATCCAAGGAAAAGAGAGTTTAATACAAGCGAATAATTCCTCAGAAAATAAAAACTCTTCTGCCAAGCTTTCTTCCTTGATTCTCCAGAGAGTTCCCGCGCCTTTTCTGTTGTATCTCGTTTTCTTCCTTTCTTGCTTTCTGGTGTGTTTGTTAGATCATATTCTATGGCCCTTGTATCCTTCACATACTTATACGTTTCCCAAACAGATCAAGCCAACTTTCTTCCGGCCCATTTGTGTATTGTTGCCAAGCCCACAAACTCAAAGAAGAAAATCCCTTCCATTTGGTAAGACCAAGCTTTGAGACACATATTAACAATCTCCACCTTTTCTCCAAGGTTGGCTCCTTCTCCAATCGTTTTTAACTACTCTACTTCCACTACATTCACCAAATTCAGACAGTGCTTGAATTTGGCATGTGGCACTGCTTTAGTTAACATATCCGCCGGGTTATGTTCCGAGGATATTTTCTCAAGTATAACCTCGCCTTTCGATGTTACATCCCTCACAAAGTGTAACTtcacatctatatgcttggacCTCTCATGGTACACTTGATGTTTTGCCAAGTGTATAGCACTTTGATTGTCACAATGAACCTTCACTTGTTCTTGTTTTAAACCAAGCTCAGACGTAATTCCTTTTAGCCATATAGCCTCTTTGACAGCCTCTGAAATGGCTATAAATTCAGCTTCTGTTGTGGAGAGTGCCGCCAACACCGACTGCAGGATAGCCTTCCAACTTATTGCAGTCCCATACACTGTGAATATGTACCATGTTATTGACTTTCTCGTGTCTAGGTTCCCTGCGTAGTCAGCATCTACGTATCCTATTACTAGACATGAGTCTTCCCTTTATTTCTTGAATATTAACCCCACATCTTTTGTACCTTTTACGTATCTCAACGTCCACTTTAATGCCTCCCAATGTGAAGACCCCGAGTTAGCCATAAACCTGGAGATTATATTTATGGCATAAGCTAGGTCCGGACGACTACATACCATGCCATACATGATACTCCCAACACCACTAGCATAAGGTTTGTACTGCATTTCctccttttctttttcatcCTTCAGTGACTGTTCATTTGATAGCCTCAGGTGCTGTCCAATGGGAGCGGTAACCGCCTTTGAGTTCTGCATGTTAAACCTTATTAGAACCTTCTTTATATATGTACCTTGACTTAGACTTAAAGTCTTTTTCAATCGATCTCTGGTTATATCCATTCTTAGTATCCTCTTTGCTTCTCCTAGATTTTTCATTTCGAATTCTAGGCTGAGTTTTTCTTTAAGGCTTGCTATTTCAGACTTTTGACTGCTAGCAATGAGTATGTCGTCTACATATAGAAGGAGGTATGCCTTCACTTGTTTCCCTTCTCTCTTAATATAGACACAACTGTCATAGTTGCTCCTTGAAAATTTTATGCTTTCCATAAACTCATCAAACCTCTTGTTCCATTGTCGTGGGCTTTGTTTGAGCCCATACAATGATTTCTTTAATAGACACACCTTATCTTTACTTTCTGGTTTGATGTATCCCTCTGGTTGGTTCATGAAAATGGTCTCCTCAAGATCGCCATGTAGAAACACGGTCTTCACATCGAGTTGTGTGACTAGGGCCAGTAAAAGTCTTATTGAGCAATGTTTAACGACCGGTGAATACACTTCGTTGAAGTCTATCTCTTCTAGTTGCGCATATCCCTTAGAAACTAATCTCGCCTTGTATTTAACCTTCTCAGTTCCTGGAGTCACAACTTTCAGcctgtagatccatttgcatccaaGCGTCTTCCTTTCCCTTGGTTTCTCTACAAGCTGCCAGATGTTGTTTTTTAttaatgagttcatttcttcaTCCATTGCTTCAATCCATCTTTCTTCTCTTTGCTGGCAAGTGCCTCCTTGTATGAGGAAGGTTCTGATTGTTCTACTAGTTCGGCAACATTAGAGCAACCAGATTATATCAGCATGTCCATATCTCTAGGGAGGCCtgatttctcttttctctctgTCTCATACCAGATTATATGAGTTATAGTCTTTGATATGAGGATTAATATCTGTTTCatctttttcctcattttcttGTGTTTGATCTTCTCTTGGTAGCCCCACCTCGACTTGTGTTTCCATATCTCCTAGTTTATCACCCTTTGAGCAGTATTCCTTAAGTGTGCATCCCATTTtttattcatcaaatacaacatctcTTGTATTGTAACATCTTGGCCCTTTTGCTTCGAGGTTCCATATTTTGTATCCCTTCACTCCCTCAGGGTAGCCAATGAAGATGCATCTTAGAGCTCTTAGTTCTAGTTTGTCTTGCCTAATGTGTGCATAGGCCAAACACCCGAATACTCTCAAATTCAAGTAGTCTACTGGCTTACCACTCCAGAGCTCTATTGGGGTCTTGAATTCAATGGCACTTGACGGGCATCTGCTTACTAGATAGCATGCTGTTGATAATGTTTCACCCCAAAATGGTTTTGGTAGACCAGCGTTTATGATCATGCATCTCACCCTTTCCAGTAAGGTGTGATTCATCCTTTCTGCGAATCCATTTTGTTGGGGAGTTCCTGCCACGGTTCTATGTCTCGTGATACCCCTTACTCTATATAGCTCATTGAATTTTTCTGAGAGGTACTCTAATCCATTATCTGTCCTCAAGTGTTTCACTTTTCTGTCATGTTTGTTCTCAACCTTCAGCAGCCATTCTTGAAACTTGGTTGCTGCCTCGTCCTTGCTTTTCAGGATGAAAATCCAGACTCTCCTTGAGTAGTCATCAATGATTGACATGAAATACTTACCGCCTCCATGAGTTTCTGTTTTGGAGGGTCCCCATAGATCAGAGTGTATATACTCCAGTGGCTTAGTAGTTGTGTGCTTGGCTTGATTGAACTTTACTTTCTTCGATTTACCAAGAACACATTTTTCGCAGAAGTCAAGCTCATTTATCTTGTCTCCGCACAAAAGATCTTGCTTTGATAATTCCACTAATCCATTTTCACTTACGTGGCCAAGACGTAGGTGCCACATCTTGGTTTTATCCTGATTCACTTGAGCTACAGCAGACCAGCCAACTATTGTGTCACCTTCGAGGAAGTATAGTGAATTTGTTGTGATGGCTTTCATAACCACCATAGATCCCTTTAGTACCTTCATATGTCCATTCTCAGACTTAATAGTATGTCCGCTTGAATCTAGGGTGCTTAGAGATATCAGATTTCTCTTTAGTTCAGGCACGTATCTCACGTTTCTGAGAAGTCTATCCACCCCATCATACATCCCGATTCGTATCGAGCCTACTCATTTGATTTTACAGGCCTTATTATTTCCCAAGAGAACCAAACCATTTTCTGATTTTTGAAGATCTTCAAACCAGGATTTTAGCGGACACATGTGGAATGAACAACCCGAGTCTAATATCCATCCATCGCTTGGGCCTGGATCTGTGACTGTCAATACCACTGCGGATTCATAACCATCGTAAGCAATTGATACTTCCCCCACATCTAAAGATTTATCAGGATGCTTCTTTCTTTTCTCGAGGCAATCTCTTTTGAAATGGCCCTCCTTGTGGCATATGAACCATTTAAGTTTCCCTTGGCTTCGAGATCTTGGTCTATTCTTGAAGTTTCTTGATGCTCGTTTCTCGGTTCTTCCTCTGACATTTAAACTTTCACCAAGTTTGTCTCCATTGGCTTGAATTCTCTTATGCAACTCCTTGGATTTTAAAGCCGATTGGACCTCTTCGAGGGTGATCGTTTGTTCTCTCCCATACAACATCGCATCTCGGAAGTTATCATAGGATCTTGGGAGGGAATTTAACAATATCAGAGCCTTATCTTCATCTTCGAGCTTTACTTCAATGTTCTCAAGATCATCTACAATTTTTGTGTATCCTTCAATCTGATCTTCAAGATTGGAATCATCGTGTATTTTAAATGAATATAGTCTTTGTTTCATGTATAACCGATTCGCCAGTGACTTGGTCATGTATAGACTTTCCAGCTTTGCCCACACAGCAGCTGCTGATTTCTCCCTCGCCACTTCTCGAAGAGGTTTGTCTCCCAGACAAAGTATTATTGAGCTATGTGCCTTTTCCAGGATTTCATCACTGTCTTTCATAGTGCTTGACatcttttcctttttcttaAGAGCTTCGACCAGGCCCTGTTGGATTAAGACGGCTCGCATCTTAATTCTCCACAACGAGAAATCATTCTTGCCGGTGAATTTTTCTATTTCACTCTTCATCGATCCCATTGATTCTTGTGAGATTCTGTATTCGATTCCCACGGACGGTGCCACTTGTCAGTTTTGTGATTCAATGGTGTTTTGGTATTGCTTCGATTTCTCAGTTTTTGTATTGTAAGTGCTCAAGAAGATAACGTGGTTCGGCTGCTTCACAGCCTACGTCCACGGAGAAAAATAGCCTTATCTTCAATATCCAAGAAAGAGAGAGTTCAATACAAGCGAATAATTCCTCAGAAAATAAAAACTCTTCTGCCAAGCTTTGTGCCATGATTCTCCATAGATTTCCCGCGCTTTTCTGTTGTATCTCGTTTTCTTCTTTTCTTGCTTTCTGGTGTGTTTGTTAGATCATATTCTGTGGCCCTTGTATCCTTCACATACTTATACGTTTCCCAAACAGATCAAGCCAACTTTCTTTCGGCCCATTTGTGTATTGTTGCCAAACCCACAAACTCAAAGAAGAAAATCCCTTCCATTTGGTAGGACCAAGCTTTGAGACACAtattaacataaataattacTAATTACTTTTTTTCTGAAATAATATCTTCAAACTTGTATACTTGAACTAAATCTTGGTAATAAATCGCTTCTTTATTAACGGATTTGGTTCGAAGCGCCTTGTTCCTTTTCTATCATTTTCTGGATATTTGGTTGAAATGTGTCCTCTCGCTCCACAATTTCAGCAATTACAatatttaaaactttcattagaTATTGTGTTTTTACTATGCTTTGAAATGAGTTTGATGTCTTGGATGAATCCTACTTTGCgatggtccacttctttgtCCATGTTTGTAAGATCTTGATTTTTTCCTAGATCATATTGTTCATGTTTTTCAAGAACTTATTTCATTTCCCCTTTTCTGGCGTAAAGATGAagtctaaaaatatttattttctgtATTTGTGGTTTACTACCAATAAATGTTGGaaaatcattttctttacaacatAAATGATACATTTGTTAAAACCCCTTAGACCTTTGTAGTTCTTTTCCAATGCTGCCAGATGACACCATTATATCAATTTTGCTTTAAAAAAAGGCTCTTCTAGCCAGAGTATCTAGATTGCAAGAGATGTATTCTCTTATTAGCATTTCTATATAGGAACTTGACATTTTGGCGAAGAAAAATTGTGTTTCTATACTTTCTTTAACTCCTGAAtttcatctatatttagtgaataacataatatcaTCAACTAAACAGatgtcatgtaattcaagaTTATACGATGCTTgagtatattttattttcttctaagtgTCTTGACTATTGAAATAATATAtccctataaattgtgctttaaatagggtaaCCATTATTTCGGATATATCGTTAAGAGATTATCCTGCTAGGACTAATTCTTTGGTCTATGCCAAAGTTATGTCTCACGAAATCTTAACTAATTTCacgactcatttctaaaagtttaattgTAAGAACCAGATTTTTCCatcttgtaattaaataattgtaagGAAATTTGTTTAGCATAAGACTTTATTAATAAATAGGATATGATTATGGGGAAATTAATTGTTGGAAATATTGATTACCAAGTCAAAAATACCTACAATAAGGCTAGCATATTCTCGAAAATATACAAAGGGATATACTATA from the Primulina tabacum isolate GXHZ01 chromosome 16, ASM2559414v2, whole genome shotgun sequence genome contains:
- the LOC142529175 gene encoding CST complex subunit STN1 produces the protein MQSLYYTHVKLMAFDFLALTPCPTVPISFSRKGMPVLHVESLGIVVTREQKPGKFLKFTIDDGTGCIPCVLWLNQLVSPYFSRRDPLGVRFNADVATKLASQIQLGAVARVRGKVKGYRGTLQITVSDVVLEADPNAQVLHWLDCVRLARNYDKFAKNRASGGEKGAI